Proteins from one methanogenic archaeon mixed culture ISO4-G1 genomic window:
- a CDS encoding HxlR family transcriptional regulator, whose protein sequence is MVLTIVTYTHYEESYMERCISDENLCNTGFSYTLSLINGKYKMTILYTLMEFGSVRFNDMKRYISGISDKTLSTALKELEKDGLIHREMYPQIPPKVEYSLTDIGKSLIPLLDGMCEWGDKHRPSNY, encoded by the coding sequence ATGGTACTAACTATAGTAACATATACTCACTATGAGGAAAGTTATATGGAAAGGTGCATCTCCGACGAGAACCTGTGTAATACTGGTTTCAGTTACACCCTGTCCCTGATCAACGGGAAGTACAAAATGACCATCCTGTACACCCTCATGGAGTTCGGTTCCGTCAGATTCAACGATATGAAACGCTACATCTCCGGCATCTCGGACAAGACCCTTAGCACCGCACTCAAGGAACTCGAGAAGGATGGTCTGATCCATAGGGAGATGTACCCCCAGATCCCTCCGAAGGTGGAGTATTCGCTCACGGATATTGGTAAATCGCTCATTCCCCTCCTCGATGGGATGTGCGAATGGGGCGACAAACACCGTCCGTCAAATTACTGA
- a CDS encoding metallophosphoesterase: MDTTMLISLIVEIILVWSVLTAVQFPLRKAEHRLVGSIVFLVKLILIPVVALLFVGIDWVVPYNHGEILCAAYIALIGDVAASLVEYIVRRLMARRNADDGSHHRYDYRVGMSIGLAVCFAMLAFATVNAETMKMDTHEWQADGLEQEHTFAFTADMHAGSSMSMDALRDFCKQVNDSDAEFLILGGDVTDEKTSYEEMVETYEILSSVDIPVFFVFGNHDRQPRADLVGGRTYTDGQLLTEIEGAGITILADDYVQVAGDLVLLGREDISAGDARKDWSELVNPYGGALIVADHQPYDRDQLDVEISALQLSGHTHAGQLWPLHFVYDLLGLPVCGEYDRPGTRLYVTPGTGGWAPLLRTEAQSGWELITLRP; the protein is encoded by the coding sequence ATGGATACTACAATGCTGATATCGCTCATCGTCGAGATCATATTGGTATGGTCGGTGCTGACCGCAGTCCAGTTCCCATTGAGGAAGGCGGAGCACAGGCTCGTTGGTTCGATCGTCTTCCTGGTGAAACTGATCCTCATTCCGGTGGTGGCCCTGCTGTTCGTGGGCATCGATTGGGTGGTGCCATACAACCACGGCGAGATATTGTGCGCCGCATACATAGCGCTGATCGGCGATGTGGCCGCGAGCCTGGTCGAGTACATCGTACGCAGATTGATGGCCCGGAGGAATGCCGACGATGGATCGCACCACAGATACGATTACAGGGTCGGCATGTCGATCGGTCTGGCTGTATGCTTCGCCATGCTGGCTTTCGCAACGGTGAATGCCGAGACAATGAAGATGGATACCCACGAATGGCAAGCGGACGGCCTCGAACAGGAGCACACCTTCGCTTTCACGGCCGACATGCATGCCGGTTCGTCGATGTCGATGGACGCCCTCAGGGATTTCTGCAAACAGGTCAACGATTCCGATGCCGAGTTCCTGATCCTCGGAGGCGACGTGACCGATGAAAAGACCTCCTATGAGGAGATGGTCGAAACTTACGAGATACTATCCTCTGTCGATATCCCCGTCTTTTTTGTATTCGGCAATCACGACAGGCAACCAAGGGCAGATCTGGTCGGAGGGCGCACATACACCGACGGGCAGCTGTTGACTGAGATAGAAGGTGCGGGGATAACGATCCTGGCCGATGACTATGTGCAAGTTGCCGGCGATCTCGTGCTCCTCGGAAGGGAGGATATCAGCGCCGGCGATGCGAGGAAGGACTGGTCGGAACTGGTGAACCCTTACGGAGGGGCTCTGATAGTCGCAGACCACCAGCCATACGACAGGGATCAGCTCGATGTTGAAATCTCCGCATTGCAGCTCTCCGGGCACACCCATGCCGGGCAGCTGTGGCCCCTGCATTTCGTATACGACCTTCTCGGTCTCCCCGTATGCGGGGAATATGATCGTCCCGGGACCCGTCTCTATGTGACACCGGGCACGGGCGGCTGGGCACCGCTACTGCGCACCGAGGCCCAGAGCGGATGGGAGCTCATTACGCTGCGCCCATGA
- a CDS encoding ATPase AAA, whose protein sequence is MMIERNYYVDRLKEKMWNDSVKVITGLRRSGKSFLLFKLFKEYLLSNGTKEDEIIEVQLDDIANAKLRHPIRLYEHIESNCKDGKRRFVLIDEIQMVPKIKNPYDEEGGDITFYDTLNGLMKLGYLDIYVTGSNSRMLSTDVLTEFRGRGDEIRIHPLSFFEYYSAVGGDRMKAFDDYQRYGGMPHILSIDSNESKEKYLRDLFSETYLKDIQERHHIERMDVMEGTIDVLCSSIGSLTNPSNIANTVSEKASNNTVKTYIDYLKDAFLFSEAKRYDVKGRNYLKYPMKYYCEDIGLRNARLGFRQIESTHIMENIIYNELINRGFNVDVGMVTMDKKDESGNLVRKRKEVDFVVNKGGRYLYIQSAFSIPDDEKMSQEKSSLRHIKDSFPKIMIRMDTLGRWYDDEGYLHINLLDFLMDKNSV, encoded by the coding sequence ATGATGATAGAACGCAACTATTACGTTGACAGATTGAAAGAAAAGATGTGGAATGATTCCGTGAAGGTGATAACTGGATTGAGGCGTTCCGGTAAATCATTCTTACTGTTCAAACTGTTCAAAGAATACCTTCTATCCAACGGAACAAAGGAAGATGAGATCATAGAAGTTCAATTGGATGATATTGCAAACGCCAAATTGCGCCATCCCATAAGATTGTATGAGCATATAGAGTCCAATTGCAAGGACGGAAAAAGGAGATTCGTCCTGATAGACGAGATACAGATGGTCCCCAAGATAAAGAATCCATACGATGAAGAGGGTGGTGACATAACATTCTACGATACCCTGAATGGATTGATGAAACTGGGATATCTGGACATCTATGTGACCGGCAGCAATTCCAGGATGCTCAGCACGGACGTCCTTACGGAATTCCGTGGGCGCGGTGATGAGATCCGTATACACCCCCTATCCTTCTTTGAGTACTATTCTGCGGTAGGCGGGGACAGGATGAAAGCATTCGATGATTATCAGAGATACGGCGGGATGCCGCATATCCTTTCCATCGATTCGAATGAATCCAAGGAGAAATATCTCAGGGATCTTTTTTCGGAGACCTATCTGAAGGATATTCAGGAGAGACACCATATCGAAAGGATGGATGTGATGGAAGGTACGATAGACGTCCTGTGCTCCAGCATTGGTTCTCTGACCAATCCCTCGAACATCGCCAACACGGTATCGGAAAAGGCCAGCAATAATACCGTCAAAACATACATCGATTACCTGAAGGATGCGTTTCTGTTCTCTGAAGCAAAGAGATACGATGTGAAAGGAAGGAACTATCTGAAATACCCCATGAAATACTACTGCGAGGATATCGGCCTCAGAAACGCCCGCCTGGGATTCAGACAGATCGAATCCACACACATCATGGAGAACATCATCTACAATGAACTTATCAACCGCGGATTCAACGTGGATGTGGGCATGGTGACGATGGATAAAAAGGATGAATCCGGCAATCTGGTTCGCAAACGTAAGGAAGTGGATTTCGTCGTGAATAAAGGTGGCAGATATCTGTACATACAATCCGCGTTCTCCATCCCCGACGATGAAAAGATGAGTCAGGAGAAGTCATCTTTGCGTCACATTAAAGACTCGTTCCCGAAGATCATGATCCGCATGGACACCCTGGGCAGGTGGTATGATGATGAAGGATACCTCCACATCAACCTTCTTGACTTCCTGATGGATAAGAATTCGGTATGA
- a CDS encoding flavin oxidoreductase — translation MPVLIVSAYDENGKPNSMSAAWGTISQMDKIVLMIDEDHRTTQNILRTRAFTVSLADRKNLVPADYVGVVSGNKVPDKFERSGLHAARSIHVNAPVMEEFPVTMECELAEIVKTETMYAVVGKIVNVLADEEILDDNGKIDISNTELLIFDQFTWNYNVVGGVVSKVGQAAKELK, via the coding sequence ATGCCCGTCCTCATAGTCTCGGCCTATGACGAAAACGGCAAACCGAATTCCATGAGTGCCGCCTGGGGAACCATCAGTCAGATGGACAAGATCGTATTGATGATTGATGAGGACCACAGGACCACCCAGAATATCCTTAGGACCAGGGCATTCACCGTCAGTCTCGCAGACAGGAAGAATCTTGTGCCTGCGGACTACGTAGGTGTGGTGTCTGGGAACAAGGTCCCCGATAAGTTCGAGCGCTCAGGACTCCACGCGGCGAGGAGTATACACGTGAATGCGCCCGTCATGGAGGAGTTCCCCGTGACTATGGAGTGCGAACTGGCCGAGATCGTGAAGACGGAGACCATGTATGCTGTCGTGGGAAAGATTGTGAACGTTCTCGCAGACGAGGAGATCCTGGATGACAATGGGAAGATCGATATCAGTAATACCGAGTTGCTGATCTTTGACCAGTTCACCTGGAACTACAACGTGGTCGGCGGAGTCGTCAGTAAAGTCGGGCAGGCGGCAAAGGAGCTGAAGTAA